Proteins from one Cicer arietinum cultivar CDC Frontier isolate Library 1 chromosome 3, Cicar.CDCFrontier_v2.0, whole genome shotgun sequence genomic window:
- the LOC101503599 gene encoding mitochondrial Rho GTPase 2-like isoform X1, whose protein sequence is MTKSVTGQSGVRVVVAGDRGTGKSSLIAAIASDSFSDDVPSLLPPTLLSADFFPDNVPLTIIDTSSSLEKQNKRNEELKGADVVVLTYACNDSQSFLRLSSYWFRELQSLEVKAPVIVVGCKLDLRDESQQVSLERLMTQLLQERKSVGTCIECSAATLYQVPEVFYFAQKAVLHPVDPLFDHESQALTDQCVRALRRIFVLCDRDMDDALNDAELNDFQVRCFNAPLQPSEIEEVKTIVRQKVVEGINSHGLTFPGFMCIHNMFLRKGRPEAFWSVLRNFGYDNDLKLMDDFLPVPSKSSPDQSVELTGEAVEFLNGIFRLLDTDKDRALRPAEVDKLFCTAPESPWNDAPYKDAAERTDMGYLSLNGFLSQWALMTLLDPLCSLANLIYIGYSGNPAAALRVTRRRSVDRKRQATKKNVFQCYVFGSKKAGKSALLDALLGRSFSNSYTPTTAQKFATNAIELIGGTRKTLVLREIPESEVSIVLSNQDYLAACDVAVFVYDSSDQYSWKKSRDLLEKVAGQGDLTGYRVPCLLIAAKDDLTPYPRAVQDSVKVTQELGIEAPIHVSMKLGDSSNVYNKIVRAAEHPHLSIPETEIGKKRKQYHRLLQNSLIFASAFYVEFTVGTAMAVVGLAACRAYAVKKNSSA, encoded by the exons ATGACAAAGAGCGTGACCGGTCAAAGTGGAGTTCGAGTCGTCGTCGCCGGTGATCGAGGCACCGGAAAATCAAGCCTCATAGCTGCTATAGCTTCGGATTCATTCTCCGACGACGTTCCCTCCTTGCTTCCGCCCACTCTATTGTCCGCTGATTTTTTCCCCGACAACGTTCCCCTAACCATCATTGACACGTCTTCTAG CTTGGAGAAACAAAACAAGCGTAATGAAGAATTGAAAGGTGCTGATGTTGTGGTTTTAACATATGCTTGCAATGATTCCCAATCCTTTTTGCGATTGAGTTCTTACTGGTTCCGGGAACTGCAGAGCTTGGAG GTAAAGGCACCTGTAATTGTGGTTGGTTGCAAGCTCGACTTGAGAGATGAAAGCCAACAAGTGAGCTTAGAACGTCTCATGACACAGCTCCTACAAGAGCGCAAGAGTGTTGGCACCTGCATTGAATGCTCTGCAGCTACGCTATACCAG gtccctgaagttttttattttgctcAAAAAGCTGTACTGCATCCAGTAGATCCATTATTTGATCATGAAAGTCAAGCTTTAACAGATCAATGTGTTAGAGCGTTGAGAAGAATATTTGTTCTTTGTGATCGTGACATGGATGACGCCCTCAATGATGCAGAACTAAATGATTTTCAG GTTAGATGTTTCAATGCACCATTGCAGCCATCTGAAATTGAAGAGGTCAAAACAATTGTACGGCAGAAAGTAGTAGAAGGAATCAACTCACACGGTCTTACTTTTCCAGGATTTATGTGTATCCATAATATGTTCTTAAGAAAAGGGCGTCCAGAGGCATTTTGGTCTGTGCTAAGAAACTTTGGATATGATAATGATTTAAAACTCATGGATGATTTCCTTCCTGTCCCATCTAAGAGTTCTCCTGATCAG AGTGTGGAGCTGACAGGTGAAGCTGTAGAGTTTCTAAATGGCATCTTCCGACTATTGGATACTGATAAA GATCGAGCTTTAAGACCTGCTGAAGTGGATAAGCTATTTTGTACTGCTCCAGAAAG TCCATGGAATGATGCTCCATATAAGGATGCTGCTGAGAGAACTGATATGGGTTACTTATCTCTTAACGGATTTCTATCCCAG TGGGCACTTATGACATTACTTGATCCACTATGTAGCCTTGCAAATTTGATTTACATTGGATATAGTGGTAATCCTGCTGCGGCTCTTCGTGTTACTCGTAGGAGATCAGTTGATCGCAAAAGACAAGCGACAAAAAAGAATGTGTTCCAATGCTATGTTTTTGGTTCTAAAAAAGCCGGGAAATCTGCTCTGTTGGATGCATTATTGGGAAG GTCTTTCTCAAATAGTTATACTCCAACAACAGCTCAGAAGTTTGCTACAAATGCCATTGAATTGATAGGG GGAACTAGGAAAACTCTTGTATTGCGGGAGATACCAGAGAGTGAAGTATCGATAGTTCTGTCAAATCAGGATTATTTGGCAGCATGTGATGTAGCTGTTTTTGTGTACGACAG TTCAGATCAATATTCATGGAAGAAATCCAGAGATTTGCTTGAGAAGGTTGCCGGGCAAGGTGATCTTACTGGTTATAGAGTTCCTTGCCTCCTCATTGCTGCTAAGGATGATCTAACTCCATATCCAAGGGCAGTCCAAGATTCAGTCAAG GTTACTCAGGAGTTGGGAATAGAGGCACCTATTCACGTAAGTATGAAATTAGGCGATTCAAGTAACGTGTATAATAAAATTGTTAGGGCTGCAGAACACCCTCATTTGAGCATCCCAGAAACTGAAATTgggaagaaaagaaagcaataCCATCGGCTTCTGCAAAACTCTCTTATTTTTGCTTCAG CTTTCTATGTTGAATTTACAGTTGGGACCGCAATGGCAGTTGTTGGTTTGGCAGCATGCCGTGCATACGCAGTGAAAAAGAACTCTTCTGCCTAG
- the LOC101503599 gene encoding mitochondrial Rho GTPase 2-like isoform X2 yields MTKSVTGQSGVRVVVAGDRGTGKSSLIAAIASDSFSDDVPSLLPPTLLSADFFPDNVPLTIIDTSSSLEKQNKRNEELKGADVVVLTYACNDSQSFLRLSSYWFRELQSLEVKAPVIVVGCKLDLRDESQQVSLERLMTQLLQERKSVGTCIECSAATLYQVPEVFYFAQKAVLHPVDPLFDHESQALTDQCVRALRRIFVLCDRDMDDALNDAELNDFQVRCFNAPLQPSEIEEVKTIVRQKVVEGINSHGLTFPGFMCIHNMFLRKGRPEAFWSVLRNFGYDNDLKLMDDFLPVPSKSSPDQSVELTGEAVEFLNGIFRLLDTDKDRALRPAEVDKLFCTAPESPWNDAPYKDAAERTDMGYLSLNGFLSQWALMTLLDPLCSLANLIYIGYSGNPAAALRVTRRRSVDRKRQATKKNVFQCYVFGSKKAGKSALLDALLGRSFSNSYTPTTAQKFATNAIELIGGTRKTLVLREIPESEVSIVLSNQDYLAACDVAVFVYDSSDQYSWKKSRDLLEKVAGQGDLTGYRVPCLLIAAKDDLTPYPRAVQDSVKVTQELGIEAPIHVSMKLGDSSNVYNKIVRAAEHPHLSIPETEIGKKRKQYHRLLQNSLIFASVGTAMAVVGLAACRAYAVKKNSSA; encoded by the exons ATGACAAAGAGCGTGACCGGTCAAAGTGGAGTTCGAGTCGTCGTCGCCGGTGATCGAGGCACCGGAAAATCAAGCCTCATAGCTGCTATAGCTTCGGATTCATTCTCCGACGACGTTCCCTCCTTGCTTCCGCCCACTCTATTGTCCGCTGATTTTTTCCCCGACAACGTTCCCCTAACCATCATTGACACGTCTTCTAG CTTGGAGAAACAAAACAAGCGTAATGAAGAATTGAAAGGTGCTGATGTTGTGGTTTTAACATATGCTTGCAATGATTCCCAATCCTTTTTGCGATTGAGTTCTTACTGGTTCCGGGAACTGCAGAGCTTGGAG GTAAAGGCACCTGTAATTGTGGTTGGTTGCAAGCTCGACTTGAGAGATGAAAGCCAACAAGTGAGCTTAGAACGTCTCATGACACAGCTCCTACAAGAGCGCAAGAGTGTTGGCACCTGCATTGAATGCTCTGCAGCTACGCTATACCAG gtccctgaagttttttattttgctcAAAAAGCTGTACTGCATCCAGTAGATCCATTATTTGATCATGAAAGTCAAGCTTTAACAGATCAATGTGTTAGAGCGTTGAGAAGAATATTTGTTCTTTGTGATCGTGACATGGATGACGCCCTCAATGATGCAGAACTAAATGATTTTCAG GTTAGATGTTTCAATGCACCATTGCAGCCATCTGAAATTGAAGAGGTCAAAACAATTGTACGGCAGAAAGTAGTAGAAGGAATCAACTCACACGGTCTTACTTTTCCAGGATTTATGTGTATCCATAATATGTTCTTAAGAAAAGGGCGTCCAGAGGCATTTTGGTCTGTGCTAAGAAACTTTGGATATGATAATGATTTAAAACTCATGGATGATTTCCTTCCTGTCCCATCTAAGAGTTCTCCTGATCAG AGTGTGGAGCTGACAGGTGAAGCTGTAGAGTTTCTAAATGGCATCTTCCGACTATTGGATACTGATAAA GATCGAGCTTTAAGACCTGCTGAAGTGGATAAGCTATTTTGTACTGCTCCAGAAAG TCCATGGAATGATGCTCCATATAAGGATGCTGCTGAGAGAACTGATATGGGTTACTTATCTCTTAACGGATTTCTATCCCAG TGGGCACTTATGACATTACTTGATCCACTATGTAGCCTTGCAAATTTGATTTACATTGGATATAGTGGTAATCCTGCTGCGGCTCTTCGTGTTACTCGTAGGAGATCAGTTGATCGCAAAAGACAAGCGACAAAAAAGAATGTGTTCCAATGCTATGTTTTTGGTTCTAAAAAAGCCGGGAAATCTGCTCTGTTGGATGCATTATTGGGAAG GTCTTTCTCAAATAGTTATACTCCAACAACAGCTCAGAAGTTTGCTACAAATGCCATTGAATTGATAGGG GGAACTAGGAAAACTCTTGTATTGCGGGAGATACCAGAGAGTGAAGTATCGATAGTTCTGTCAAATCAGGATTATTTGGCAGCATGTGATGTAGCTGTTTTTGTGTACGACAG TTCAGATCAATATTCATGGAAGAAATCCAGAGATTTGCTTGAGAAGGTTGCCGGGCAAGGTGATCTTACTGGTTATAGAGTTCCTTGCCTCCTCATTGCTGCTAAGGATGATCTAACTCCATATCCAAGGGCAGTCCAAGATTCAGTCAAG GTTACTCAGGAGTTGGGAATAGAGGCACCTATTCACGTAAGTATGAAATTAGGCGATTCAAGTAACGTGTATAATAAAATTGTTAGGGCTGCAGAACACCCTCATTTGAGCATCCCAGAAACTGAAATTgggaagaaaagaaagcaataCCATCGGCTTCTGCAAAACTCTCTTATTTTTGCTTCAG TTGGGACCGCAATGGCAGTTGTTGGTTTGGCAGCATGCCGTGCATACGCAGTGAAAAAGAACTCTTCTGCCTAG